A single Cellulomonas sp. SLBN-39 DNA region contains:
- a CDS encoding Clp protease N-terminal domain-containing protein, whose translation MLIYDQTFVATMDATRGEATALGADAYGSEHLLLGLLTSADALTTRVVEEFPGLTAPAVRDAVREAADDAPHLARLGLTAPPAPTTDPARRAAPPRVKHRPELQAALNRATAAWGHLRKAHALPKERQLSSAVLWLAVLEPSARAPRLLSALGIDPDAVRTVVLRTLVPAGTPVPTWPTDPPVDPLTRLAHRIFGRTHVAR comes from the coding sequence ATGCTGATCTATGACCAGACGTTCGTGGCGACGATGGACGCCACCCGCGGCGAGGCCACCGCCCTGGGAGCCGACGCCTACGGCTCCGAGCACCTGCTGCTCGGGCTGCTGACCTCGGCCGATGCCCTCACCACCCGCGTCGTCGAGGAGTTCCCCGGACTGACGGCCCCGGCGGTGCGGGACGCCGTCCGCGAGGCCGCCGACGACGCACCCCACCTCGCCCGCCTCGGCCTGACCGCTCCCCCGGCCCCGACCACCGACCCCGCGCGCCGGGCCGCCCCGCCGCGCGTCAAGCACCGGCCCGAGCTGCAGGCCGCGCTGAACCGCGCCACGGCCGCCTGGGGCCACCTGCGCAAGGCCCACGCGCTGCCGAAGGAGCGGCAGCTGAGCAGCGCCGTGCTCTGGCTGGCCGTCCTCGAACCCTCCGCCCGCGCACCGCGGCTGCTCAGCGCCCTGGGCATCGACCCCGACGCCGTCCGCACGGTCGTGCTGCGCACCCTCGTCCCGGCCGGCACCCCGGTGCCCACCTGGCCCACGGACCCCCCGGTCGACCCGCTCACCCGCCTCGCCCACCGCATCTTCGGACGCACCCACGTGGCCCGCTGA
- a CDS encoding RNA polymerase subunit sigma-70, with protein sequence MDLERVEDAATTADPREGLRTVVALHRLADRLEDLHVARARALGMSWADIAVELQVTRQTVHKKHSRPRGPRRWSTDADL encoded by the coding sequence TGGAACGGGTGGAGGACGCCGCGACGACGGCCGACCCGCGGGAGGGGCTGCGCACCGTGGTGGCGCTGCACCGGCTCGCGGACCGGCTCGAGGACCTGCACGTGGCACGAGCACGCGCGCTCGGCATGTCGTGGGCCGACATCGCCGTCGAGCTGCAGGTCACGCGTCAGACCGTCCACAAGAAGCACAGCCGCCCCCGCGGCCCGCGCAGATGGAGCACCGATGCTGATCTATGA